A section of the Drosophila subobscura isolate 14011-0131.10 chromosome A, UCBerk_Dsub_1.0, whole genome shotgun sequence genome encodes:
- the LOC117902470 gene encoding protein shifted isoform X1: MTQQSFGCLVKWFYLVLIVHTLLCIGQLECRQHHNRNSNSNNNNNNNNNRRADSSSSEENHGSNTSDGIDSFTENEANIGHGPRRGQRKKQQGGNGNGNGNGNNRHNRMEENGISLWINEQQLKMLSALYFPQGYSDRIYAIHNSLVTNDLRDTTLYNFLVIPSEVNYVNFTWKSGRRKYFYDFDRLQTMDDSILKAPTLSIRKSGRIPQEQKNFSIFLPCTGNSSGTASFNVGLKIQTRNNKPLSGTPIRLNFKKECAHRGVYDIDASNPTSLTTLQAPDPECSLKCGKNGYCNEHHICKCHVGYTGMYCETAFCFPQCLNGGNCTAPSVCTCPEGYQGTQCEGGICKEKCLNGGKCIQKDKCQCSKGYYGLHCEYSKCVIPCQNGGRCIGNNMCRCTTGLSGMHCEIGRKQRSICKCRNGTCITNKKCKCHPGFYGRHCNGRKRRHAH, from the exons ATGACACAACAGAGCTTTGGGTGCCTGGTCAAGTGGTTTTATCTGGTGCTGATTGTGCATACCTTGCTCTGCATCGGACAACTCGAGTGTCGGCAGCACCACAatcgcaacagcaacagcaacaacaacaacaataacaacaacaacagaagagCTGACTCGTCGAGTTCGGAGGAGAATCACGGGAGTAACACCAGTGACGGCATCGACAGCTTCACGGAGAACGAGGCGAACATTGGCCATGGACCGCGCCGTGGCCAAAGGAAGAAACAGCAgggcggcaacggcaatgggaatgggaatggcaacaATCGCCACAATCGTATGGAGGAGAACGGCATCTCGCTGTGGATCaatgagcagcagctaaaGATGCTAAGCG CACTTTACTTTCCGCAGGGCTACTCGGATCGCATCTATGCCATACACAACAGCTTGGTGACGAACGACCTGCGGGACACGACCCTGTACAACTTCCTGGTGATACCGTCCGAGGTGAACTACGTGAACTTTACGTGGAAGTCGGGCAGACGCAAGTACTTCTATGACTTTGATCGGCTGCAGACGATGGACGACAGCATCTTGAAGGCGCCAACGCTGTCGATCCGCAAGAGCGGACGGATAccgcaggagcagaaaa ATTTTAGCATATTCCTGCCCTGCACTGGCAACAGCTCGGGCACCGCCTCCTTCAATGTGGGCCTCAAGATCCAGACGCGCAACAACAAGCCGCTCTCAGGCACACCCATTCGCCTCAACTTCAAAAAGGAATGCGCCCATAGAGGTGTGTATGATATAGACGCTTCCAACCCTACTTCACTAACAACTTTGCAAG CTCCCGATCCAGAATGCAGTTTGAAGTGCGGCAAGAATGGCTACTGCAACGAGCATCACATCTGCAAGTGCCATGTGGGCTACACTGGTATGTACTGCGAGACGGCCTTCTGTTTCCCACAATGCCTCAACGGTGGTAACTGCACGGCGCCGTCCGTCTGCACCTGCCCGGAGGGCTATCAGGGCACCCAGTGCGAAGGTG GTATTTGCAAGGAGAAGTGCTTGAATGGCGGCAAGTGCATACAGAAGGACAAATGCCAGTGCTCTAAGGGATACTATGGCCTGCACTGCGAGTACT CCAAGTGCGTGATTCCCTGCCAGAACGGTGGCCGCTGCATCGGCAACAACATGTGCCGCTGCACGACCGGACTGAGCGGCATGCACTGCGAGATAGGACGCAAGCAACGCTCCATTTGCAAGTGCCGCAACGGCACCTGCATAACGAACAAGAAGTGCAAGTGCCATCCCGGTTTCTACGGACGCCACTGTAATGGTC GCAAGCGACGTCATGCCCATTGA
- the LOC117902470 gene encoding protein shifted isoform X2 — MTQQSFGCLVKWFYLVLIVHTLLCIGQLECRQHHNRNSNSNNNNNNNNNRRADSSSSEENHGSNTSDGIDSFTENEANIGHGPRRGQRKKQQGGNGNGNGNGNNRHNRMEENGISLWINEQQLKMLSALYFPQGYSDRIYAIHNSLVTNDLRDTTLYNFLVIPSEVNYVNFTWKSGRRKYFYDFDRLQTMDDSILKAPTLSIRKSGRIPQEQKNFSIFLPCTGNSSGTASFNVGLKIQTRNNKPLSGTPIRLNFKKECAHRGVYDIDASNPTSLTTLQECSLKCGKNGYCNEHHICKCHVGYTGMYCETAFCFPQCLNGGNCTAPSVCTCPEGYQGTQCEGGICKEKCLNGGKCIQKDKCQCSKGYYGLHCEYSKCVIPCQNGGRCIGNNMCRCTTGLSGMHCEIGRKQRSICKCRNGTCITNKKCKCHPGFYGRHCNGRKRRHAH; from the exons ATGACACAACAGAGCTTTGGGTGCCTGGTCAAGTGGTTTTATCTGGTGCTGATTGTGCATACCTTGCTCTGCATCGGACAACTCGAGTGTCGGCAGCACCACAatcgcaacagcaacagcaacaacaacaacaataacaacaacaacagaagagCTGACTCGTCGAGTTCGGAGGAGAATCACGGGAGTAACACCAGTGACGGCATCGACAGCTTCACGGAGAACGAGGCGAACATTGGCCATGGACCGCGCCGTGGCCAAAGGAAGAAACAGCAgggcggcaacggcaatgggaatgggaatggcaacaATCGCCACAATCGTATGGAGGAGAACGGCATCTCGCTGTGGATCaatgagcagcagctaaaGATGCTAAGCG CACTTTACTTTCCGCAGGGCTACTCGGATCGCATCTATGCCATACACAACAGCTTGGTGACGAACGACCTGCGGGACACGACCCTGTACAACTTCCTGGTGATACCGTCCGAGGTGAACTACGTGAACTTTACGTGGAAGTCGGGCAGACGCAAGTACTTCTATGACTTTGATCGGCTGCAGACGATGGACGACAGCATCTTGAAGGCGCCAACGCTGTCGATCCGCAAGAGCGGACGGATAccgcaggagcagaaaa ATTTTAGCATATTCCTGCCCTGCACTGGCAACAGCTCGGGCACCGCCTCCTTCAATGTGGGCCTCAAGATCCAGACGCGCAACAACAAGCCGCTCTCAGGCACACCCATTCGCCTCAACTTCAAAAAGGAATGCGCCCATAGAGGTGTGTATGATATAGACGCTTCCAACCCTACTTCACTAACAACTTTGCAAG AATGCAGTTTGAAGTGCGGCAAGAATGGCTACTGCAACGAGCATCACATCTGCAAGTGCCATGTGGGCTACACTGGTATGTACTGCGAGACGGCCTTCTGTTTCCCACAATGCCTCAACGGTGGTAACTGCACGGCGCCGTCCGTCTGCACCTGCCCGGAGGGCTATCAGGGCACCCAGTGCGAAGGTG GTATTTGCAAGGAGAAGTGCTTGAATGGCGGCAAGTGCATACAGAAGGACAAATGCCAGTGCTCTAAGGGATACTATGGCCTGCACTGCGAGTACT CCAAGTGCGTGATTCCCTGCCAGAACGGTGGCCGCTGCATCGGCAACAACATGTGCCGCTGCACGACCGGACTGAGCGGCATGCACTGCGAGATAGGACGCAAGCAACGCTCCATTTGCAAGTGCCGCAACGGCACCTGCATAACGAACAAGAAGTGCAAGTGCCATCCCGGTTTCTACGGACGCCACTGTAATGGTC GCAAGCGACGTCATGCCCATTGA
- the LOC117902470 gene encoding protein shifted isoform X3 — MTQQSFGCLVKWFYLVLIVHTLLCIGQLECRQHHNRNSNSNNNNNNNNNRRADSSSSEENHGSNTSDGIDSFTENEANIGHGPRRGQRKKQQGGNGNGNGNGNNRHNRMEENGISLWINEQQLKMLSALYFPQGYSDRIYAIHNSLVTNDLRDTTLYNFLVIPSEVNYVNFTWKSGRRKYFYDFDRLQTMDDSILKAPTLSIRKSGRIPQEQKNFSIFLPCTGNSSGTASFNVGLKIQTRNNKPLSGTPIRLNFKKECAHRAPDPECSLKCGKNGYCNEHHICKCHVGYTGMYCETAFCFPQCLNGGNCTAPSVCTCPEGYQGTQCEGGICKEKCLNGGKCIQKDKCQCSKGYYGLHCEYSKCVIPCQNGGRCIGNNMCRCTTGLSGMHCEIGRKQRSICKCRNGTCITNKKCKCHPGFYGRHCNGRKRRHAH; from the exons ATGACACAACAGAGCTTTGGGTGCCTGGTCAAGTGGTTTTATCTGGTGCTGATTGTGCATACCTTGCTCTGCATCGGACAACTCGAGTGTCGGCAGCACCACAatcgcaacagcaacagcaacaacaacaacaataacaacaacaacagaagagCTGACTCGTCGAGTTCGGAGGAGAATCACGGGAGTAACACCAGTGACGGCATCGACAGCTTCACGGAGAACGAGGCGAACATTGGCCATGGACCGCGCCGTGGCCAAAGGAAGAAACAGCAgggcggcaacggcaatgggaatgggaatggcaacaATCGCCACAATCGTATGGAGGAGAACGGCATCTCGCTGTGGATCaatgagcagcagctaaaGATGCTAAGCG CACTTTACTTTCCGCAGGGCTACTCGGATCGCATCTATGCCATACACAACAGCTTGGTGACGAACGACCTGCGGGACACGACCCTGTACAACTTCCTGGTGATACCGTCCGAGGTGAACTACGTGAACTTTACGTGGAAGTCGGGCAGACGCAAGTACTTCTATGACTTTGATCGGCTGCAGACGATGGACGACAGCATCTTGAAGGCGCCAACGCTGTCGATCCGCAAGAGCGGACGGATAccgcaggagcagaaaa ATTTTAGCATATTCCTGCCCTGCACTGGCAACAGCTCGGGCACCGCCTCCTTCAATGTGGGCCTCAAGATCCAGACGCGCAACAACAAGCCGCTCTCAGGCACACCCATTCGCCTCAACTTCAAAAAGGAATGCGCCCATAGAG CTCCCGATCCAGAATGCAGTTTGAAGTGCGGCAAGAATGGCTACTGCAACGAGCATCACATCTGCAAGTGCCATGTGGGCTACACTGGTATGTACTGCGAGACGGCCTTCTGTTTCCCACAATGCCTCAACGGTGGTAACTGCACGGCGCCGTCCGTCTGCACCTGCCCGGAGGGCTATCAGGGCACCCAGTGCGAAGGTG GTATTTGCAAGGAGAAGTGCTTGAATGGCGGCAAGTGCATACAGAAGGACAAATGCCAGTGCTCTAAGGGATACTATGGCCTGCACTGCGAGTACT CCAAGTGCGTGATTCCCTGCCAGAACGGTGGCCGCTGCATCGGCAACAACATGTGCCGCTGCACGACCGGACTGAGCGGCATGCACTGCGAGATAGGACGCAAGCAACGCTCCATTTGCAAGTGCCGCAACGGCACCTGCATAACGAACAAGAAGTGCAAGTGCCATCCCGGTTTCTACGGACGCCACTGTAATGGTC GCAAGCGACGTCATGCCCATTGA
- the LOC117902470 gene encoding protein shifted isoform X4, translating to MTQQSFGCLVKWFYLVLIVHTLLCIGQLECRQHHNRNSNSNNNNNNNNNRRADSSSSEENHGSNTSDGIDSFTENEANIGHGPRRGQRKKQQGGNGNGNGNGNNRHNRMEENGISLWINEQQLKMLSALYFPQGYSDRIYAIHNSLVTNDLRDTTLYNFLVIPSEVNYVNFTWKSGRRKYFYDFDRLQTMDDSILKAPTLSIRKSGRIPQEQKNFSIFLPCTGNSSGTASFNVGLKIQTRNNKPLSGTPIRLNFKKECAHRECSLKCGKNGYCNEHHICKCHVGYTGMYCETAFCFPQCLNGGNCTAPSVCTCPEGYQGTQCEGGICKEKCLNGGKCIQKDKCQCSKGYYGLHCEYSKCVIPCQNGGRCIGNNMCRCTTGLSGMHCEIGRKQRSICKCRNGTCITNKKCKCHPGFYGRHCNGRKRRHAH from the exons ATGACACAACAGAGCTTTGGGTGCCTGGTCAAGTGGTTTTATCTGGTGCTGATTGTGCATACCTTGCTCTGCATCGGACAACTCGAGTGTCGGCAGCACCACAatcgcaacagcaacagcaacaacaacaacaataacaacaacaacagaagagCTGACTCGTCGAGTTCGGAGGAGAATCACGGGAGTAACACCAGTGACGGCATCGACAGCTTCACGGAGAACGAGGCGAACATTGGCCATGGACCGCGCCGTGGCCAAAGGAAGAAACAGCAgggcggcaacggcaatgggaatgggaatggcaacaATCGCCACAATCGTATGGAGGAGAACGGCATCTCGCTGTGGATCaatgagcagcagctaaaGATGCTAAGCG CACTTTACTTTCCGCAGGGCTACTCGGATCGCATCTATGCCATACACAACAGCTTGGTGACGAACGACCTGCGGGACACGACCCTGTACAACTTCCTGGTGATACCGTCCGAGGTGAACTACGTGAACTTTACGTGGAAGTCGGGCAGACGCAAGTACTTCTATGACTTTGATCGGCTGCAGACGATGGACGACAGCATCTTGAAGGCGCCAACGCTGTCGATCCGCAAGAGCGGACGGATAccgcaggagcagaaaa ATTTTAGCATATTCCTGCCCTGCACTGGCAACAGCTCGGGCACCGCCTCCTTCAATGTGGGCCTCAAGATCCAGACGCGCAACAACAAGCCGCTCTCAGGCACACCCATTCGCCTCAACTTCAAAAAGGAATGCGCCCATAGAG AATGCAGTTTGAAGTGCGGCAAGAATGGCTACTGCAACGAGCATCACATCTGCAAGTGCCATGTGGGCTACACTGGTATGTACTGCGAGACGGCCTTCTGTTTCCCACAATGCCTCAACGGTGGTAACTGCACGGCGCCGTCCGTCTGCACCTGCCCGGAGGGCTATCAGGGCACCCAGTGCGAAGGTG GTATTTGCAAGGAGAAGTGCTTGAATGGCGGCAAGTGCATACAGAAGGACAAATGCCAGTGCTCTAAGGGATACTATGGCCTGCACTGCGAGTACT CCAAGTGCGTGATTCCCTGCCAGAACGGTGGCCGCTGCATCGGCAACAACATGTGCCGCTGCACGACCGGACTGAGCGGCATGCACTGCGAGATAGGACGCAAGCAACGCTCCATTTGCAAGTGCCGCAACGGCACCTGCATAACGAACAAGAAGTGCAAGTGCCATCCCGGTTTCTACGGACGCCACTGTAATGGTC GCAAGCGACGTCATGCCCATTGA
- the LOC117902507 gene encoding 5-demethoxyubiquinone hydroxylase, mitochondrial, with product MAPMLRSVLFRPETRLLSVRCLSSINAASAAASSSAGSEDGADKPLRPRANALTDEIIRVDHAGELGADRIYAGQMAILGNGPMGKTIGHMWEQEKCHRAQFEQLIQQHRVRPTVMTPIWNVAGFVLGAGTALMGEKAAMACTVAVETVIVEHYNDQLRQIMESPNPDKELLETITKFRDEEQEHHDTGIDCGAEQAPFYQAMTEVIKFGCKTAIAISKKI from the exons ATGG CCCCAATGCTGAGAAGCGTCCTCTTTCGTCCGGAAACTCGTCTACTGTCCGTGCGATGCCTCAGCAGCATAAACgcagcatcagctgcagcatcaTCCTCAGCAGGATCTGAAGATGGAGCTGACAAACCTCTGCGTCCACGTGCCAATGCCCTGACCGATGAGATAATACGCGTCGATCATGCCGGAGAACTGGGCGCCGATCGCATCTACGCCGGACAAATGGCTATACTGGGGAACGGACCTATGGGCAAGACCATTGGACATATGTGGGAGCAGGAGAAGTGCCATCGTGCCCAGTTCGAGCAGCTCATCCAGCAGCATCGAGTCCGTCCCACAGTCATGACGCCCATCTGGAATGTAGCCGGATTTGTTCTGGGCGCCGGGACCGCTTTAATGGGCGAGAAGGCGGCCATGGCCTGCACCGTGGCAGTGGAGACGGTCATTGTGGAGCACTACAATGATCAACTGCGTCAGATTATGGAATCCCCAAATCCCGACAAG GAACTGCTGGAGACAATCACAAAGTTTCGggacgaggagcaggagcaccacGACACCGGAATCGATTGCGGAGCAGAGCAAGCGCCCTTCTACCAGGCAATGACCGAAGTCATCAAGTTCGGCTGCAagactgccattgccatttcgaAGAAGATCTAG
- the LOC117902452 gene encoding uncharacterized protein LOC117902452 — translation MSTSQQQLDYIERYLVYDIFKYFGSGATLVSHSVECSTGLDGFMSALYTVQLELEIADRKQKEVVLVKFMKGTEQFRESSNSYIQFANEVFAYAEILPAYEHLLRSSHLSSDLVTGWVPRSYAARYGQIDGLSASCESVLALKHLKGDGYELGPRLVLRRDQLEAMVGLVGPFHALGYATRILQPQVYERLRSGVVPMPFVTSAGKGIFEVLYRVAFDRFYGFYDRQKEQLLVPQKDEGFAAALDRLREKYFAQPAQLMERIRTSSFDESQPDSHFCTFLHGDYNRNNVLFHYDDAGTVDNIKAIDFQELRFSTTAIDLSFFMYMNTPPDEREVIFADLLKKYHKKMIEMLELVLQRNQDELTEERVQQLLSDYSFERFEAHFKRYAFYGAMVVMHFLPWLLSNETDCAELSRLFETDMHSPAFHQLSLDIGGDVANHEIFKVVRHAYEHGYMDEI, via the exons ATGTCAACCAGTCAACAGCAATTGGACTATATTGAGCGGTACTTGGTGTACGACATCTTCAAGTACTTTGGATCGGGTGCGACCTTGGTTTCGCACAGCGTGGAATGCTCCACTGGCCTGGACGGGTTTATGTCCGCCCTGTACACCGTGCAGCTAGAGCTGGAGATAGCCGATAGAAAGCAGAAGGAGGTGGTTTTGGTCAAGTTCATGAAGGGCACGGAACAGTTCCGGGAATCGAGCAACTCGTACATTCAGTTCGCCAACGAGGTGTTCGCCTACGCCGAGATCCTGCCCGCCTACGAGCACCTGTTGCGCAGCAGCCACCTCAGTAGCGATTTGGTCACCGGTTGGGTGCCGCGCTCCTATGCCGCCCGATACGGACAAATCGATG GCCTGAGCGCCAGCTGTGAGTCAGTGCTGGCTTTGAAGCATCTGAAGGGAGATGGCTACGAGCTGGGTCCTCGCCTCGTTCTGCGCCGTGATCAACTGGAGGCCATGGTTGGCCTGGTAGGCCCCTTCCATGCCCTTGGCTATGCCACGCGCATCCTGCAGCCACAAGTGTACGAGCGCCTGCGCTCTGGTGTGGTGCCAATGCCATTTGTCACCAGCGCGGGCAAGGGCATCTTTGAAGTGCTCTATCGGGTAGCCTTTGACCGCTTCTATGGGTTCTACGATCGCCAGAAGGAGCAGCTACTGGTGCCGCAGAAAGATGAGGGCTTTGCCGCAGCCCTAGACCGACTGCGCGAGAAGTACTTTGCCCAGCCAGCGCAGCTCATGGAGCGTATACGCACCTCGTCCTTCGATGAGTCACAGCCGGACAGCCACTTCTGCACGTTCCTGCACGGCGACTACAACCGGAATAATGTGCTCTTCCACTATGACGACGCTGGGACGGTGGACAACATCAAGGCCATCGATTTCCAGGAGCTGCGCTTCAGCACCACGGCCATAGATCTCAGCTTCTTCATGTACATGAACACGCCTCCCGACGAGCGTGAGGTTATTTTTGCAGATCTCCTGAAGAAGTACCACAAGAAAATGATCGAaatgctggagctggtgctgcagcgTAACCAGGATGAGCTCACCGAGGAGCgggtgcagcagctgctgtccgACTACAG CTTTGAGCGCTTCGAGGCTCACTTCAAGCGGTACGCCTTCTATGGGGCAATGGTCGTCATGCATTTCCTGCCCTGGCTGCTGAGCAATGAAACCGATTGTGCGGAGCTCTCCAGGCTCTTTGAGACGGACATGCATAGTCCGGCCTTCCATCAGCTGTCGCTCGACATTGGCGGCGACGTGGCCAACCATGAGATCTTCAAGGTAGTGCGTCACGCCTACGAGCATGGCTACATGGATGAGATATAG
- the LOC117902536 gene encoding uncharacterized protein LOC117902536, whose protein sequence is MRFLLLLLALFVIAQQSISLGKVVQTRHTSVEEEWMDNDGYDDYSPEQEEEDEDDNDDEEQLLLLKAAENPVDEDEDSCEYSCPRYYRPVCVLRNHQLLTYATPCEYHNQLRCASVRQRQGQAVSTFQFQYNGACRQ, encoded by the coding sequence ATGCGTTTTCTATTACTCTTGTTAGCTCTCTTTGTCATCGCCCAGCAATCCATATCCTTGGGCAAAGTTGTGCAAACCAGGCACACATCAGTGGAGGAGGAATGGATGGATAACGATGGATATGATGATTATTCGCCGGagcaagaggaggaggatgaggatgacaatgacgatgaggagcagttgctgttgctgaaagCTGCCGAAAATCCcgtggatgaggatgaggatagCTGCGAGTATAGCTGCCCGCGCTACTATCGTCCCGTCTGTGTGCTGCGCAACCATCAGCTGTTGACCTATGCCACGCCCTGCGAGTACCACAATCAACTGCGATGCGCCAGTGTCCGCCAGCGTCAGGGCCAGGCAGTTTCCACCTTTCAGTTTCAATACAATGGAGCGTGTCGTCAGTga